The genomic segment GGCGTTCGTGTATGTGTGATGAGTGCTTCTTTTGCCTCTCAAATCCTGTGCTTATAGACATGGTTTGCAGGAATGGCCAAAAGGATCACTAGAAGAAGTGGTGCAAAATGCTATAAAGTCTTGGGAAATGGAACTCTCACACAAGACTCGTTTACAGGACTTCAAGACCATCAACCCTGACAAATTCAAGCTCATTGTTAATGGTACTATACCAAACTTGAAACCCAAATTTCATTTCTTACTTATTTATTCCTCTTTGATTTAAACTAGACTAATGTTACAGAGAGGGGAGGATTATCAATTAAGGTAAGTTGCCTTGAACCTCACCTGTAGTATACTGATATCGATATATTTTCGATTCTATGGCAGGAAGAGAGGGTTTGTCGGGAGAAGAGACGCTTAGGATTGGTAGCTACAATGCTTTGTTGAAGAGTTCTCTGCCGAAGGAATTTCAGTACTACAAAGCAGATGAAGAAACCTTCGAATCATCTCATGATGCCTTTCGATCTGCCTTGCCTCGAGGATTCGCATGGGAAGTGCTGAGTGTATATTCAGGGCCTCCAGtgatttctttcaaattcagGCATTGGGGTTTCTTTGAAGGACCTTTCAAAGGCC from the Populus nigra chromosome 1, ddPopNigr1.1, whole genome shotgun sequence genome contains:
- the LOC133690287 gene encoding pathogen-related protein-like, coding for MAEEALIKKAGDKYRSFLHDEAENTTQWRHGGPPMYDSVNQLFEEGRTKEWPKGSLEEVVQNAIKSWEMELSHKTRLQDFKTINPDKFKLIVNGREGLSGEETLRIGSYNALLKSSLPKEFQYYKADEETFESSHDAFRSALPRGFAWEVLSVYSGPPVISFKFRHWGFFEGPFKGHAPTEEKVEFYGFGVLKVDESLRAEDVEVYYDPAELFGGLLKGALISPCQSEDNTVNTATATRGCPFSK